One genomic segment of Theobroma cacao cultivar B97-61/B2 chromosome 6, Criollo_cocoa_genome_V2, whole genome shotgun sequence includes these proteins:
- the LOC18595611 gene encoding vegetative cell wall protein gp1 isoform X1 has protein sequence MEELKNGHVSPSSSPPTPPSPLPISVGPGNQKYLFSPSPTPSPPFSPSPSSHASAENLPLLHDHNPPAAPAQVTSTFSLDRKDPDELEDKSSCLKDLLEWLVQKCCSCCS, from the exons ATGGAAGAATTGAAGAATGGTCATGTATCTCCATCATCATCTCCCCCAACACCACCATCACCTCTCCCCATTAGTGTAGGACCTGGCAACCAAAAGTACCTCTTTTCGCCTTCTCCAACTCCTTCACCGCCCTTCTCACCGTCTCCTTCCAGCCATGCATCAGCTGAAAACCTCCCTCTTCTGCATGATCATAACCCGCCGGCAGCTCCAGCTCAGGTTACATCAACTTTTTCACTAGACCGGAAAGACCCCGATGAATTGGAAGACAAAAGTTCATGTCTCAAGGACTT GTTGGAATGGCTGGTGCAGAAATGCTGCAGTTGCTGCTCCTGA
- the LOC18595611 gene encoding vegetative cell wall protein gp1 isoform X2: MEELKNGHVSPSSSPPTPPSPLPISVGPGNQKYLFSPSPTPSPPFSPSPSSHASAENLPLLHDHNPPAAPAQVTSTFSLDRKDPDELEDKSSCLKDL; this comes from the exons ATGGAAGAATTGAAGAATGGTCATGTATCTCCATCATCATCTCCCCCAACACCACCATCACCTCTCCCCATTAGTGTAGGACCTGGCAACCAAAAGTACCTCTTTTCGCCTTCTCCAACTCCTTCACCGCCCTTCTCACCGTCTCCTTCCAGCCATGCATCAGCTGAAAACCTCCCTCTTCTGCATGATCATAACCCGCCGGCAGCTCCAGCTCAGGTTACATCAACTTTTTCACTAGACCGGAAAGACCCCGATGAATTGGAAGACAAAAGTTCATGTCTCAAGGACTT GTAG